The region GCGCGCCGCGGCGGCCGCCGCGGCGTGGTCGTTCACGGGTTGGCAACAAGGCTTGCCTTGATCGATCTACCGACCTACGTTTCACCCACCGCACCCGGTGTGCCCAGGCGCGGTGGTGGCAGCGCAAGGAGGCGCCGGACACCGTGCGCCCTCCTGTGCGGTCGGAGGAGATCAGACTGGAGGGCCACGACGTGAGACCTCGCGGTGGCGGGACCAGGCGGCGGAGGCGGCTGACGGCCGCGCTCGGGGCGTCCCTGGCATGTGCTTCGGCGCTGACGGCGTGCGCGCCGGCGTCGAGCGCGAACACGGTGAACCTGTACTACGCCCCCGAAGAGAACCTGCAGACGGTCGTCGACCGCTGCAACGCCCAGTCCCAGGGCCGGTACCACATCGTCTACAACAAGCTCCCGCGCGAGGCCGACGGCCAGCGGGAGCAGATGGTGCGGCGGCTCGCGGCGCAGGACCCGGGCATGGACGTCCTCGGGCTGGACGTGACGTGGACCGGTGAGTTCGCCGAGGCGAACTGGATCCGGGAGTGGACCGGGCGCAACAAGGAGGAGGCCGAGCGCGGCACGCTGGAGGGCCCGCTGGAGACGGCCCGCTCCGGCGGCAAGCTCTACGCCGCGCCGAAGAACACCAACGTGCAGCTGCTGTGGTACCGGGCCGACCTGGTGGACAAGCCGCCCGCGACCTGGGACGAGATGATCGCCGAGTCGCAGCGGCTCAAGCGCGAGGGCAAGCCGTACTGGATCTCGTTCAGCGGTGCCCAGTTCGAGGGCCTGTTCGTGCACTTCAACACGCTGGTGGAGTCCGCGGGCGGGCACATCGTCTCCGCTGACGGCAAGCGCGCCGAGATCGACGCGGGCGCGGTGCGGGCGCTGGAGGTGCTGCGCGACTTCGGCCGCGCCGGGGTGACCAGCCCGGCGATGAACAACGCCAAGCAGGACGACGTCCGCATGGAGTTCGAGAACGGCGAGGCGGCGTTCCAGCTCAACTGGCCGTTCGTCTACCCCTCCATGCAGGAGGACAAGCCGGAGCTGGCCCAGAAGGTCAAGTGGGCGCGGCTGCCAGGTGTGACGCCTGGCGTGCCGAGCAAGTCGACCATCGGCGGCTACAACCTCGCGGTCAGCCAGTACTCGACCAAGCCGGACCTGGCCTTCGAGGCGGCGCTGTGCATGCGCAACCCGGAGAACCAGAAGTTCTCCGCGATCAACGACGGTGTCCCGCCGACGATCGAGTCGGTCTACCAGGACCCGGCGATGGACGCGGAGTACCCGATGAAGGAGACGATCCTGGAGGGGCTCAAGGACCCGGGCGTGCGGCCGGTGACCCCGGCGGCGCAGAACCTCTCGACCGTGCTCACCAACCTGCTGGCCCCGGTCGCGGCCATCGACCCGCCGAAGACGGCCGAGAAGATGCGCACCGAGGTGCAGAACGCACTGGACTCCAAGGGCGTGATGCCGTGATGGTGTCTACCAGGAGAGCGGACCCCGCCGCTGACATTCGGGAAGGCGGGGCGATCAGCGAGGGCAAGAAGGCCGAACGCCGGCTCGGCTGGCTGCTGTGCGCGCCGGCGGCGTTGGTCATGGTCGCGGTGACCGGCTGGCCGATCCTGTACGCGGTGTGGCTGTCGTTCCAGCGCTTCGACCTGAAGTACCCGGACCAGCGGGAGTTCGTCGGGCTGGAGAACTACGTCACCGTGCTGACCAACGGCTACTGGTGGACCGCGTTCTGGGTGACGTTGCTGATCACCGTGGTGTCGGTGGCGATCGAGTTCGTGCTCGGCATGGGCCTGGCGTTGATCATGCACCGCGCGCTGGTCGGGCGCGGCCTGGTGCGCACGGTCAGCCTGATCCCGTACGGCATCGTCACGGTGGTCGCCGCGTTCAGCTGGCGCTACGCCTGGACCCCGGACACCGGGTACCTGGCGAACCTGTTCGCCCCGGAGTCCGCGCCGCTGACCGACCGCGCGGGTTCGCTGGCGATCATCATCCTGGCCGAGATCTGGAAGACCACGCCGTTCATGGCGCTGCTGCTGATGGCCGGCCTGGCGCTGGTGCCCGACGACCTGCTCAAGGCCGCCGCGATGGACGGCGCCGGGCCGTGGCAGCGGTTCGTCAAGGTGATGCTGCCGGTGATGAAGCCGGCGATCCTGGTCGCGCTGCTGTTCCGCACCCTCGACGCGTTCCGCGTCTTCGACAACATCGTGGTGCTGACATCGGGCTCGCAGGACACCTCGTCGGTGTCGGTGCTGGCCTACAACAACCTGATCAAGGGCCTCAACCTCGGTATCGGATCCACCATGTCGGTGCTGATCTTCATCGCGGTGGCGCTGATCGCGTTCCTGTTCGTGAAGCTGTTCGGCGCCGCCGCGCCCGGCGGCGATGACAAGGGGAGGCCCTGATGGCCGGCGTGGGCGGGGCCGAGACCCCGGGGCGCAAAGCCGGGTGGACGGTGCTCAACATCGTCGTCGTGATCTACGCACTGCTTCCGGTGCTGTGGATCCTGTCGCTGTCGTTCAAGACGCCGGCGACCCTGGGCGACGGCAGTCTGATCCCGCGCGAGTGGACGCTGGAGAACTACGCGGCGATCTTTTCCACCACCGAGTTCACCCGGGCACTGCTGAACTCGATCGGCATCGCGCTGATCGCCACCGCGATCGCCGTGGTGCTGGGCACGATGGCCGCCTACGCCATCGCCCGGCTGGAGTTCCCCGGCAAGCGGCTGCTGGTCGGCGTCTCGCTGCTGATCGCGATGTTCCCGCAGGTGTCGCTGGTCTCGCCGCTGTTCGAGATCGAGCGCACACTCGGGCTGTTCGACTCCTGGACCGGCCTGATCCTGCCCTACATCACGTTCTCGCTGCCGCTGGCGATCTACACGCTGTCGGCGTTCTTCCGCGAGATCCCGTGGGAGCTGGAGAAGGCCGCCAAGATGGACGGCGCGACCCCCGGCCAGGCGTTCGCCAAGGTGATCGCCCCGCTGGCGGCGCCCGGGGTGTTCACCACCGCCATCCTGGTGTTCATCTTCTGCTGGAACGACTTCCTGTTCGCCATCTCGCTGACCTCGACGGAGAACTCCCGCACCGTGCCGGTCGCGCTGCAGTTCTTCACCGGTGACTCGCAGTTCGAGGATCCCACCGGATCGATCTCGGCGGCGGCCGTGGTGATCACCATCCCGATCATCGTGTTCGTGTTGTTCTTCCAGCGTCGCATCGTCTCGGGGCTGACCTCGGGCGCAGTGAAGGGGTAAGTGAAGTGGCCGAGATCGTTCTGGACAAGGTGACCAAGCGCTACCCGGACGGGGCGCTCGCGGTGGACTCGGTGGACCTGGAGATCGCCGACGGGGAGTTCGTGATCCTCGTGGGGCCCTCGGGCTGCGGCAAGTCCACCACGCTGAACATGATCGCCGGGCTGGAGGACATCAGCTCCGGCGAGCTGCGCATCGGCGGCGAGCGGATGAACGACCGCGCGCCGAAGGACCGCGACATCGCCATGGTGTTCCAGTCCTACGCGCTCTACCCGCACATGTCGGTGTTCGAGAACATGGCGTTCCCGCTGCGGCTGGCCAAGGTGGGCGACGCCGAGGTGCGCTCGAAGGTCGAGGAGGCCGCCAAGGTCCTGGACCTGACCCAGCACCTGTCCCGCAAGCCCGCCAACCTCTCCGGCGGGCAGCGGCAGCGGGTGGCCATGGGGCGGGCGATCGTGCGCAGCCCCAAGGCGTTCCTGATGGACGAGCCGCTGTCCAACCTGGACGCCAAGCTGCGCGTGCAGATGCGGACCTCGGTGTCGAAGCTGCAGAAGCGGCTGGGCACCACCACGGTCTACGTCACCCACGACCAGACCGAGGCGATGACCCTCGGCGACCGGGTCGTGGTGCTGCGCGGCGGGGTCGTGCAGCAGATCGGCGCGCCGCAGCACCTCTACGAGCACCCGGCGAACCTGTTCGTCGCGGGGTTCATCGGCTCGCCCGCGATGAACTTCCTGCCCGCCGAGGTCGCGGAGAGCTCGGTGCGCTGCGCGCTCGGCGACCTGCCGCTGACCGACCGGATCCGCCGGGCGCTGGAGTCGGCCGACGCGCCGCGGGAGCTGATCCTGGGCATCCGCCCGGAGCACTTCGAGGACGCCGCGCTGGTCGACGACGCCCTGCAGCGCTCCGGCGCGACCTTCACCGAGGAGGTGGAGGTCGTGGAGGAGATGGGTTCGGACAAGTACGTCTACTTCACCCTGCGCGGCGGGCGGGCCAGCAGCGCGGAGCTGGAGGAGCTGGCAGCCGACGCGGGCACCGCCGAGGTGCCCAGCGACGACGGGCACCTGGTCACCCGGCTCTCGGTGGAGTCGGGGGCGCGGGAGAACCAGCAGGTGACGGTGTGGTTCGACCCGGAGAAGCTGCACCTGTTCGACCCGTCGACGGGCCGCATCCTGACGTGAGCGCGGGACGAGGGGCCGGGGGAACGTGCCCGGCCCCTCGTTCGACGGTGGGAACGTGCAGACGCTGCCCGTCTGTCCGGCCGGTCAGCTCGGCCGGGCGAGCACCTGCGTCCAGTAGTGCGTGAACCGGGTGCCGTCGCCTTGCGCGTGGCCGGCACCGAGCTCGGTGAAGCCTGCGTCGAGGATGTTGCCGCTGTGCTCGGGACTGCGCATCCACTGCCGGAACGTCGACTCCGCATCGCCCGTGCCCGCCGAGAGGTTCTCGGCGAGCTCGGCGAGGACGTAGCCGGCGGCCTTCGCCCGGTCGACGGGGTCGCTGCCGTCGCTGCCGGTGTGGGACACGAAGTCCCGCGCGGCCATGTCCGCGCTGTGCGCCGCCGCGGCGCGGTTCAGCGCGTCGCTGATCCGCAACGGCGGCAGACCGGCTTCGGAGCGGGCCTGGTTGGTCAGTTCGAGGATGCGTTCGGCGTCGGTCCGCGACCCGGGTGCCTCCGGGGCATCCCCGGCCCGCGGCGGCTCTTCGGCTGCGGGGTCGTTTCCGGGGCGTCGCCCGGCTTCCGGGGCGACAAGACCGAACATCCGCGCGGCGCTGCGCAGAACTCCCATGCGACGTACCCTCCCGACCTCGTCCAGCGGCTCCGCGTGCAGTTGTACCGCAGCGGCCGCCGACACTTTCGGGTCCATAGTGGAGGGAACGGGGAGTGGCCGGACACCGCACCACGGGCCCGGACCGGTGGCGGGCCGGTGGTGCGGTGCGGTCACATCTGGTTGGCGATGATCACGAACAGGGTGATGATCCACCCCATGATCAGTGCGGAAAGGACGGCGAGCTTGTTGGTGACCAAGCGGGTCATGGCGGGTTTCCTCCCAGCGTGAGAAACGAAGATCTACGGATTTCGTTCGACTCACGATGTGGCCCGCGGTGCCGGCCCGGGGCGTCAGCGCGCGGCTGCGGCGCGCGGCGCGGCGGGGACCGCGTCCCACATCGCACCGGGTTTTCGCTCGATCCACGCGGTGTGCCGGAACCGCTGCTCGAGGAGGACCCGGTGCGCGCCGGGACTTCGCCGAGCGGTCAGGTCGCCGAGGACGGGAAGCCGCCCGTGGTCGGCTCGTGCAGAGCGCGTCGCCGTGAGACGCATGGCTTCCTCCTCACCTGCCGTTGTCCGATACCCGGTGCGCCGGGCGGTTTGCGAACGGCGGAACTCGCTACGGCGACCGCCGGTGCGATGAGTGACCCCGGTGGTGATGTCGTCCGCTGGGGCGGAATCGTTACACCCCATGATCATCACAACCACTTGTTCCGCCGGAAGATCTTGAACAGCACGACGCAGGCCGACATCATGACCAGCAGCGTCGCCGGATACCCGAACGTCCACCGGGTCTCGGGCATCACGTCGAAGTTCATCCCGTAGATCCCGGCGATCATCGTCGGCGTCGAGATGATCGCCACCCACGCCGAGATCTTGCGCATGTCGGTGTTCTGCTGGAGCGTGATCTTGGCCAGCGTCGCGTCGACCAGCGTGGTGAGCAGCTCGTCGAAGGACGCCACCCGCTCGGAGACGGTGGCCAGGTGGTCGTCGACGTTGCGGAAGTAGGAGCGGACCTCCTCCGGCACCATCGGCGTGTAGCCCTCCGCCAGCCGCTGCAACGGTTTGGCCAGCGGCATCACCGACCGGCGGAGCTCCATCACCTCGCGCTTCATCAGGTAGATCTGCTCGGCGTCGATCTTGGTCCGGGGCGCGAAGACCTCGGCCTCCATCTCGTCGATGTCGTCCTGGATGGCGTCGGTGACCTCGAGGTAGGTGTCCACCACGTGGTCGGCGATGCCGTGCAGCACCGCCGACGGCCCGAGCGCGAGCTGCTCCGGGTCCTGTTCGAGCTGGTGGCGGACCTGCGCGAGGCCCGCGTGCTTGCCGTGCCGGACCGTGATGACGAAGTCGCGGCCGACGAAGGCCATCAGCTCGCCGCTCTCCACGATCTCGCTGTTGGCCGACAGCGTCTCGTTGGCGATGTAGCGGACCGTCTTGAGCACCATGAACAGCGTGTTGTCGTAGCGCTCCAGCTTGGGCCGCTGGTGGGCGTGCACGGCGTCCTCGACGGCGAGCTCGTGCAGACCGAAGGTCTCGGCCAGGCCGTTGATCTGCTCCTCGCTGGGCTCGTGCAGGCCGATCCAGACGAACCCGGAGCCGCGGCGGCGCACTTCGTCGATCGCATCGGTGTGGGTCCAGGACCCCTCCAGGCGCTCACCGTCGACGTAGATGGCGCAGTCGACGACGTAGGCCGACACCGGTGTGGGGAGGCGCTGCGCGGGACGGGTGCCGCCGTTGCGGCGGTTGCGAAGGCCGAGCGAGGACAGGCTGGGCATGGGCGGACCTCCAGGAACGCTGGTACCGGGAAAGCAGGGTCGAGAAACCGCTCGCGCATCCCGGCCGGCACATCGAGGTCCACCGTGTGGCGTGGACTCCGGGGAAGTTCGCCTACCGGCTGGTCCTCCAGGCGGGGATGCGGTTGGTACTGCACGGAAGTGCGCTGTCAGAACTGCTGTTCAACGATCCCTCACCTCCCGGAACTCGACCACCGTCGCGGTGGGTTGGTCAGCCGACGGACAAGAATACTCCCCACGTCCACGGACGGCGCAACGGATGGCCTCGGGGGTCACAGCCCGCAGTCGAAACGGGTGAATTATCCGCCTTGCGGAGAAACGCTCACGACTACCAGCGGGTACGTGACGAAACCCCGGGTGGCCGCCGCGGGCAGGGCGACCGGCCGCCTCAATTCAGGTGTCACCGTCGCGAGGTAGGCAGCCCCAGCTTCGCAGGACGTCGGCGAGCCCCTCCGTGAGCGCGTTTTCCCGCTCCAGTGTGGCGAAAGTCGCACTGTCCGTCCAGCGGGCGTCCGCAGCGTCGTCACCAGCGGAAAGCGACGACCCACTACTCCAGCAGGAGTAGTCGAGGATCTCGAAGGTGCCATTCGGTGCGGGCCGCAGCACACGGCCCACGAGATCGCCGACAGTGACGGAGAGTCCCGTTTCCTCCAGGACTTCGCGGTGTACCGCCATCTGGTCGGTTTCCCCGGGCTCGACCTTGCCGCCCGGCAGCGACCACTTGCCCCGACCCGGCTCACGGGCACGTTTGACCAGCAGCAACCGGCCTTGTGGGTCGTGGATCACAGCGCCGACGCAACGGATCACGTGGCTCTCCTATACGATCATCGACACGGAGGGTAGCCGGAGTGAGGCTGCCCGCGAACGACTGACCCAAGTGCGGTACAAAGCTGCCGTAAGACGGCCGCGTGCGGTACAACGGATCAGCAGGCGCCATCGGCTACTAACGGGCATTTCGGACGGGGTGCGTCACAGTGAACATGAAGAAAATCCTGACCTGGGCCGGGATCGCGTTCCTCCTGTTCTTCTTGATCTCAGCGCCGGCTCAGGCCAGCGCGACCGTAACCGGAATCCTCGACAGCCTTCGCGGGGCTGCGGAGTCGGTCATCACGTTCATGCAGAACCTCTTCCAGTAAACCGCGAGCCGCGGGAGGCGGTTGCCGTGTTCGCTCCGAAGGATCCCGACGAGTACCTGCTCGAGTCCGAGCGACGGGTCATCCGGGTTCGCCGTCATTGGGCGTTCCTGGTGTGGGACCTCTTCGAGGCGTTCGGGCTGCTCGCCGGACTGGTGATGGTCTCGTACCTGCTACCGGGCGGCAGCACGCTGCCGGTGAACGTCCTGTGGTACGCGGGTCTGATCGTGCTGCTGCGCTTCACGTACCAGATCCTCAGCTGGTACGTGGAGCGCATCGTCGTGACCGACAAGAGGTTCCTCATCACCACCGGTGTCTTCGACATCAACGTGGCGATGATGCCGATCACCAAGGTCACCGACCTCACGTTCCGGCGGACGCTGCTGGGCCGCATGCTCGGCTACGGCACCCTGATCGTCGAGTCCGCCGGTCAGATCCAGGCGCTCAACCGCATCGAGTACGTGCCGAACCCGGACCGCGTCGAGGAGGCCATCTCCGGCCTGGTCTTCGGCGACAAGAAGGCCCAGCAGGACCGGTTCTCGATGCTAAAGGCCAGGCGCGCCGCCGTCGGCAGGCGCAAGGCCAAGCTCTAGAGTCCCGCGGGCGGGACAACGGCCCCGCCCGGCAGGGGTGCGCGGCGCTCCGGGGCCATCGGCCACACTGATGGGTGTGCGAATCGACCTGCACACGCATTCAACCGAGTCCGACGGCACCGACACGCCGTCGGAACTGGTCGCCACGGCGATCGCCGCCGGGCTCGACGTCATC is a window of Saccharopolyspora erythraea NRRL 2338 DNA encoding:
- a CDS encoding ABC transporter substrate-binding protein, which encodes MRPRGGGTRRRRRLTAALGASLACASALTACAPASSANTVNLYYAPEENLQTVVDRCNAQSQGRYHIVYNKLPREADGQREQMVRRLAAQDPGMDVLGLDVTWTGEFAEANWIREWTGRNKEEAERGTLEGPLETARSGGKLYAAPKNTNVQLLWYRADLVDKPPATWDEMIAESQRLKREGKPYWISFSGAQFEGLFVHFNTLVESAGGHIVSADGKRAEIDAGAVRALEVLRDFGRAGVTSPAMNNAKQDDVRMEFENGEAAFQLNWPFVYPSMQEDKPELAQKVKWARLPGVTPGVPSKSTIGGYNLAVSQYSTKPDLAFEAALCMRNPENQKFSAINDGVPPTIESVYQDPAMDAEYPMKETILEGLKDPGVRPVTPAAQNLSTVLTNLLAPVAAIDPPKTAEKMRTEVQNALDSKGVMP
- a CDS encoding carbohydrate ABC transporter permease, yielding MVSTRRADPAADIREGGAISEGKKAERRLGWLLCAPAALVMVAVTGWPILYAVWLSFQRFDLKYPDQREFVGLENYVTVLTNGYWWTAFWVTLLITVVSVAIEFVLGMGLALIMHRALVGRGLVRTVSLIPYGIVTVVAAFSWRYAWTPDTGYLANLFAPESAPLTDRAGSLAIIILAEIWKTTPFMALLLMAGLALVPDDLLKAAAMDGAGPWQRFVKVMLPVMKPAILVALLFRTLDAFRVFDNIVVLTSGSQDTSSVSVLAYNNLIKGLNLGIGSTMSVLIFIAVALIAFLFVKLFGAAAPGGDDKGRP
- a CDS encoding carbohydrate ABC transporter permease produces the protein MAGVGGAETPGRKAGWTVLNIVVVIYALLPVLWILSLSFKTPATLGDGSLIPREWTLENYAAIFSTTEFTRALLNSIGIALIATAIAVVLGTMAAYAIARLEFPGKRLLVGVSLLIAMFPQVSLVSPLFEIERTLGLFDSWTGLILPYITFSLPLAIYTLSAFFREIPWELEKAAKMDGATPGQAFAKVIAPLAAPGVFTTAILVFIFCWNDFLFAISLTSTENSRTVPVALQFFTGDSQFEDPTGSISAAAVVITIPIIVFVLFFQRRIVSGLTSGAVKG
- a CDS encoding ABC transporter ATP-binding protein — its product is MAEIVLDKVTKRYPDGALAVDSVDLEIADGEFVILVGPSGCGKSTTLNMIAGLEDISSGELRIGGERMNDRAPKDRDIAMVFQSYALYPHMSVFENMAFPLRLAKVGDAEVRSKVEEAAKVLDLTQHLSRKPANLSGGQRQRVAMGRAIVRSPKAFLMDEPLSNLDAKLRVQMRTSVSKLQKRLGTTTVYVTHDQTEAMTLGDRVVVLRGGVVQQIGAPQHLYEHPANLFVAGFIGSPAMNFLPAEVAESSVRCALGDLPLTDRIRRALESADAPRELILGIRPEHFEDAALVDDALQRSGATFTEEVEVVEEMGSDKYVYFTLRGGRASSAELEELAADAGTAEVPSDDGHLVTRLSVESGARENQQVTVWFDPEKLHLFDPSTGRILT
- a CDS encoding CAP domain-containing protein, whose protein sequence is MGVLRSAARMFGLVAPEAGRRPGNDPAAEEPPRAGDAPEAPGSRTDAERILELTNQARSEAGLPPLRISDALNRAAAAHSADMAARDFVSHTGSDGSDPVDRAKAAGYVLAELAENLSAGTGDAESTFRQWMRSPEHSGNILDAGFTELGAGHAQGDGTRFTHYWTQVLARPS
- a CDS encoding magnesium and cobalt transport protein CorA, with the protein product MPSLSSLGLRNRRNGGTRPAQRLPTPVSAYVVDCAIYVDGERLEGSWTHTDAIDEVRRRGSGFVWIGLHEPSEEQINGLAETFGLHELAVEDAVHAHQRPKLERYDNTLFMVLKTVRYIANETLSANSEIVESGELMAFVGRDFVITVRHGKHAGLAQVRHQLEQDPEQLALGPSAVLHGIADHVVDTYLEVTDAIQDDIDEMEAEVFAPRTKIDAEQIYLMKREVMELRRSVMPLAKPLQRLAEGYTPMVPEEVRSYFRNVDDHLATVSERVASFDELLTTLVDATLAKITLQQNTDMRKISAWVAIISTPTMIAGIYGMNFDVMPETRWTFGYPATLLVMMSACVVLFKIFRRNKWL
- a CDS encoding NUDIX domain-containing protein; this encodes MIRCVGAVIHDPQGRLLLVKRAREPGRGKWSLPGGKVEPGETDQMAVHREVLEETGLSVTVGDLVGRVLRPAPNGTFEILDYSCWSSGSSLSAGDDAADARWTDSATFATLERENALTEGLADVLRSWGCLPRDGDT
- a CDS encoding PH domain-containing protein, with protein sequence MFAPKDPDEYLLESERRVIRVRRHWAFLVWDLFEAFGLLAGLVMVSYLLPGGSTLPVNVLWYAGLIVLLRFTYQILSWYVERIVVTDKRFLITTGVFDINVAMMPITKVTDLTFRRTLLGRMLGYGTLIVESAGQIQALNRIEYVPNPDRVEEAISGLVFGDKKAQQDRFSMLKARRAAVGRRKAKL